A single Acetivibrio cellulolyticus CD2 DNA region contains:
- a CDS encoding cell wall hydrolase: MYFIKKLSVFLAAIVFTLILAIPVLAGNYTVVKNDSIYAISQLFNTSTSKIKTDNNLSSNIIYPGQVLKVPTVDYTVKRGDTLCHIAKSAGISLSTLRKINNKLDDSIYIGQKLILPVTNGEGTKIKASKPVVSYSSDELDLLARLINAEAASESYQAMVAVGAVVVNRVQDSRFPNTISEVINQNDGRNYQFTPVKNGAIKKLATSSSKEAALEALNGADPTNGALYYYDNSSKKKSIRSKPIALSVGKMVFAY; encoded by the coding sequence ATGTATTTTATAAAAAAGTTATCGGTTTTTCTTGCCGCTATAGTCTTTACTTTGATACTGGCTATACCAGTTCTTGCTGGTAATTATACTGTTGTAAAAAATGATTCCATTTACGCAATAAGTCAATTATTCAATACAAGTACATCAAAAATCAAGACAGACAATAATCTGTCAAGCAACATAATCTATCCAGGTCAGGTACTAAAAGTTCCTACTGTAGATTACACAGTAAAAAGAGGAGACACACTTTGCCATATTGCCAAAAGTGCTGGAATTTCACTTTCAACCTTGAGAAAAATAAACAATAAGTTGGATGATTCAATTTATATTGGACAGAAGTTAATATTACCTGTTACGAATGGGGAAGGTACAAAAATTAAAGCTTCAAAACCGGTAGTTTCCTATTCATCTGATGAACTCGATCTACTTGCAAGGTTGATAAATGCTGAAGCAGCAAGCGAATCTTATCAAGCAATGGTTGCTGTTGGCGCAGTGGTAGTAAACAGAGTACAGGATTCCCGTTTTCCAAACACTATCAGTGAGGTCATTAATCAGAACGATGGTAGAAACTATCAGTTTACTCCTGTTAAGAATGGCGCGATAAAAAAACTTGCAACATCATCTTCAAAAGAAGCTGCACTAGAAGCACTTAATGGAGCTGACCCAACGAATGGCGCATTGTATTATTATGATAATAGTTCAAAAAAGAAGTCGATACGCTCGAAGCCTATTGCATTAAGCGTTGGTAAAATGGTATTTGCTTATTAG
- a CDS encoding LytTR family DNA-binding domain-containing protein, which produces MIVKLICQDQHKLMLENILHNHRVTINEAADIIIVEKGMDFKDDYHLIIVFSVDYIHTLINFLQGFQCDDLQTNMFLGKQGEAWVPIAVDDVAYFNAQDNDTFVNLSDGRNLKIKYKLYQLEEGLLPNSFIRINKSEIVNIKKIKSISPMFKGNLLIYIDSYKMPLDISRNYVKSFKERLGIT; this is translated from the coding sequence ATGATTGTTAAACTAATATGCCAAGACCAACATAAGTTGATGCTTGAAAATATTTTGCACAATCATCGTGTCACAATAAATGAAGCTGCTGACATTATCATTGTTGAAAAAGGTATGGATTTTAAAGACGACTATCATCTGATTATAGTTTTTAGTGTAGATTATATTCATACCTTAATCAATTTTCTTCAAGGTTTTCAATGTGATGATTTGCAAACAAATATGTTCCTAGGTAAGCAAGGGGAAGCATGGGTCCCTATTGCAGTAGATGATGTTGCCTATTTCAATGCACAAGACAATGATACTTTTGTAAATCTTAGCGATGGACGTAATTTAAAAATCAAATATAAGCTCTATCAATTAGAAGAAGGGCTACTCCCAAATAGTTTTATTCGAATTAATAAATCTGAGATAGTTAATATTAAAAAAATTAAATCTATCTCTCCAATGTTTAAAGGCAATTTGCTTATTTATATTGATAGCTACAAAATGCCACTTGATATCTCAAGAAACTATGTCAAGAGTTTTAAAGAAAGGTTGGGCATAACATGA
- a CDS encoding ABC transporter permease: protein METLSFALRNIKRYLREPGTIIFSFLSVFIVVGLYIFFMADMQIKNSQAMMGQFADMDQIIINWILGGLVCIPAISVPLMILSFKVDDVVDCTQDDFFVTSAKRVHFVLGYILSAFILGLLMTLLTLLLGDLFIVAKGGQFLSLNAFAKVTAILALTIFSFSGFCFFIITFLKSKSSLTILNVILNTLIGFFAGLYVPLGMLSDSVSNVIKLFPLAQVAALLRQILMDNSIHTILKDVPAKQLSDFKTQYGIELVIGGHLLTPFEILTILVSFGIIFYVGSIIIIKRSKK from the coding sequence ATGGAAACATTGAGTTTTGCATTAAGAAATATTAAACGTTATCTAAGAGAACCAGGAACAATAATATTTTCGTTTTTAAGTGTTTTTATTGTCGTTGGCTTATATATTTTTTTCATGGCCGACATGCAGATAAAAAATTCACAAGCAATGATGGGACAGTTTGCAGACATGGATCAAATCATTATAAATTGGATTTTAGGTGGACTGGTATGTATTCCTGCAATTAGTGTGCCACTTATGATTTTAAGTTTCAAGGTAGATGATGTCGTTGACTGCACACAAGATGATTTTTTTGTCACATCAGCAAAGCGGGTTCATTTTGTACTAGGCTATATTCTCTCAGCTTTCATTTTAGGTCTTCTTATGACGTTGTTGACATTACTGCTAGGTGATTTATTTATTGTTGCCAAAGGCGGGCAATTTTTATCACTTAACGCTTTCGCAAAAGTCACAGCAATCCTTGCATTAACCATATTTTCATTTTCAGGTTTTTGTTTTTTCATTATAACATTTTTAAAATCAAAATCATCTCTTACAATTTTAAACGTCATTTTAAACACTTTGATTGGTTTCTTTGCAGGCTTATATGTGCCACTTGGCATGCTATCTGACAGTGTTTCAAACGTTATTAAGTTGTTCCCCCTTGCACAAGTTGCTGCACTTTTACGACAAATTTTGATGGATAATTCGATTCATACTATTCTAAAGGATGTACCAGCCAAGCAATTATCTGATTTTAAAACACAATATGGCATAGAATTAGTTATAGGAGGGCATCTATTAACTCCATTTGAAATATTAACTATACTTGTAAGCTTTGGTATCATCTTCTATGTAGGTTCTATAATAATCATTAAACGTAGTAAAAAATAG
- a CDS encoding ABC transporter ATP-binding protein — translation MAIIEVKNLKKNYHTLEAVKGINFSVKEGIFFAFLGENGAGKSTTINIISTLLRKSSGQVIVNNHELDKDDHGIRDSIGIVFQNNMLDHFLTVRENLISRGRMYGLSKEQLKKRIIELSSDLDAGEIIDKRYGSLSGGQKRKADICRALIHSPKILILDEPTTGLDPYTRQKVWEMMNKLRHENKLTIFLTTHYMEEAAQADYIVVIDKGMIKAEGTPESLRLKYSHDRLIIIPKDQAKMVKQLETLTQTYVLDRDRIIIPIQHAFESLDVIQMVKDNLDSFEVIRGNMDDVFINIIKEEA, via the coding sequence ATGGCTATTATTGAAGTGAAGAATTTAAAAAAGAATTATCATACACTTGAAGCGGTTAAAGGAATTAACTTTTCCGTTAAGGAAGGAATCTTTTTCGCTTTTTTAGGTGAAAACGGTGCTGGTAAATCAACCACCATTAATATTATTTCAACTCTTCTTAGAAAGTCATCTGGCCAAGTCATTGTAAATAATCATGAACTCGATAAAGATGATCATGGTATACGAGATAGCATTGGTATTGTATTTCAAAATAATATGCTGGATCACTTCCTAACAGTACGTGAGAATTTAATCTCTCGCGGGAGAATGTATGGGTTAAGTAAAGAACAATTAAAAAAAAGGATCATCGAGCTTTCTTCAGATCTTGATGCAGGCGAAATAATAGATAAGCGCTACGGCTCCCTAAGTGGCGGGCAAAAAAGAAAAGCAGATATTTGTAGAGCATTAATACACTCACCTAAAATACTCATATTAGATGAACCCACTACAGGGCTTGATCCTTATACAAGGCAAAAAGTTTGGGAAATGATGAATAAACTACGGCATGAAAACAAACTGACTATCTTTTTAACTACTCACTATATGGAGGAAGCAGCCCAAGCGGATTATATTGTGGTAATAGACAAGGGTATGATTAAGGCAGAAGGGACGCCTGAATCATTAAGACTAAAATATAGCCATGACCGTCTAATTATAATCCCTAAGGATCAAGCAAAAATGGTTAAGCAACTTGAAACATTGACTCAAACCTATGTTTTAGATAGAGATAGGATAATAATACCAATACAACATGCTTTCGAATCCCTTGACGTCATTCAGATGGTCAAAGATAATTTGGACAGTTTCGAAGTCATTAGGGGTAATATGGATGATGTATTTATCAATATCATTAAGGAGGAAGCGTAA
- a CDS encoding 3-oxoacyl-ACP synthase III family protein translates to MSYFFPEYKRKNINRYCEIKASASYTPEKSINNDDIISKYKLPFKASIIAKSIGVESRHVAEENESDSDILMVAADKCLKSYGLKVDNLSRLIVNKFYGDNILPMTASILQRKLGSNTAVHAFDIDGGVSSFLHAFDAASRFISTGDNNILIASGGVCNKLISKTDPRVAFLFGDAAASILLGYSDEQHILASYFYSNYEYYELATAITPLTLIDMRETLDIKGQIDLIHDTYRMENWKEAEAFYREAIITVSKNLFLESGLGIGDIDLVLITENNRKIWELTLEVLGIGEEKSLTLLNDHGNTMSAMLPLLLDHGFSTGKIQKGMNIMLISHGEGLSGGGLIYKV, encoded by the coding sequence ATGAGTTACTTTTTTCCTGAATATAAAAGGAAAAATATTAATCGTTACTGTGAAATTAAAGCTTCAGCGTCTTATACGCCAGAAAAATCAATCAATAATGATGATATTATCAGTAAGTACAAACTTCCTTTTAAAGCTTCCATTATTGCTAAATCTATAGGAGTTGAATCAAGACATGTGGCAGAGGAGAATGAGTCGGACAGCGATATATTAATGGTAGCTGCTGACAAGTGTCTTAAGAGTTATGGGTTAAAGGTTGATAATTTATCAAGGCTTATTGTTAATAAGTTTTATGGGGATAATATTCTGCCTATGACTGCAAGTATATTGCAGCGAAAGCTTGGAAGTAATACAGCAGTTCATGCTTTTGATATTGATGGAGGAGTATCATCTTTTTTGCATGCCTTTGATGCAGCATCAAGATTTATTAGTACTGGGGACAACAATATCCTTATAGCATCAGGAGGAGTTTGCAATAAGCTTATTAGCAAAACCGATCCAAGAGTTGCGTTTTTGTTTGGAGATGCAGCAGCATCGATATTGCTTGGATACTCAGATGAGCAACATATTTTAGCAAGCTATTTTTATTCAAATTATGAATACTATGAACTTGCAACAGCTATAACTCCATTAACACTTATCGATATGCGTGAAACGTTAGATATCAAAGGGCAGATAGATTTGATTCACGATACATACAGGATGGAAAATTGGAAAGAGGCAGAAGCTTTTTACAGGGAAGCTATAATTACCGTGTCAAAAAATCTATTTTTAGAAAGTGGTCTGGGAATTGGGGACATTGATTTAGTGCTCATAACTGAAAATAATCGCAAGATATGGGAGCTAACGTTGGAAGTATTGGGAATAGGAGAGGAAAAAAGCCTCACACTTTTGAATGATCATGGAAATACCATGTCCGCAATGCTGCCTTTACTTTTAGATCATGGATTTAGCACGGGTAAAATTCAAAAAGGTATGAATATTATGCTGATATCGCATGGAGAAGGATTAAGCGGTGGAGGTTTAATATATAAAGTTTAA
- a CDS encoding acyl carrier protein — MKENEVYEKVKEIVVDYLNVNESEVNPETNLVEELCADSIALVELGFRFSETFSIPMVEGDSDLFIMKNLTDFITEKMKNNI; from the coding sequence ATGAAAGAAAATGAAGTTTATGAAAAGGTAAAAGAAATAGTAGTAGATTACTTAAATGTGAATGAAAGCGAAGTGAATCCTGAAACCAATCTTGTCGAAGAGCTGTGTGCAGATTCTATTGCTCTTGTAGAGCTGGGATTCAGATTTTCGGAGACTTTCTCCATTCCTATGGTCGAAGGGGATTCAGATCTCTTTATTATGAAGAATCTTACAGATTTTATTACAGAAAAAATGAAGAACAACATATAG
- a CDS encoding ketoacyl-ACP synthase III gives MYTEFKFPEIRPLNIDRYARIVSTGIGLPKNVVTNQDIIDEYKIVATDRAVQYSLGIKERRWTQFDEKVEDLMAEAVSQCLERAGIDIDKVNRVIYTKLFGDYQIPASSIGLLKKLNAKKGIPAFDICSACSGFMHAMDLAIRYVATGDDYVLILGGSVSAKCTRYWGKPDPKTVFLFGDAIVATLIGYSEIKSFMASYLLTNHFLYDNAKITFGSSFNQADLEKLDHNIFFMKIADGNLVFNSSAQYAKVIADKLLGETGLTLDDMDFFVTSDQSTKIWEAQLKELGIPKEKSVSLFYKHGNTVAAMSPLNLNELIVSGRLKRGDLVMMQAHGAGASSGGMIFRY, from the coding sequence ATGTATACAGAATTTAAATTTCCTGAAATAAGACCACTTAATATTGACAGATACGCGAGGATCGTATCTACCGGAATCGGCCTTCCGAAGAATGTGGTTACAAATCAGGATATAATTGATGAATATAAAATAGTTGCAACAGACAGAGCAGTTCAATATTCTTTAGGAATAAAGGAGAGAAGATGGACCCAGTTTGACGAAAAGGTAGAGGACCTTATGGCAGAGGCAGTTAGTCAATGTCTTGAGAGAGCAGGTATTGATATTGATAAGGTTAATAGGGTTATTTATACAAAGCTGTTTGGAGATTATCAAATTCCTGCGTCTTCTATAGGATTACTAAAAAAGCTTAATGCCAAAAAGGGAATACCTGCTTTTGATATATGTTCGGCATGCAGCGGGTTTATGCATGCAATGGACCTGGCAATACGTTATGTAGCAACTGGTGATGATTATGTGCTTATACTGGGAGGAAGCGTTTCTGCAAAATGTACAAGGTATTGGGGAAAGCCTGACCCAAAAACTGTGTTTTTGTTTGGAGATGCGATAGTAGCTACACTCATAGGGTATTCAGAAATCAAGAGCTTTATGGCATCGTACCTGCTTACCAATCACTTTTTGTATGACAATGCTAAAATAACATTTGGAAGCAGTTTTAATCAAGCTGATTTGGAAAAATTGGACCATAACATTTTCTTCATGAAAATAGCTGATGGAAACTTAGTTTTTAATAGTTCTGCGCAGTATGCTAAAGTTATCGCGGACAAGCTGCTCGGTGAGACTGGTCTTACGTTGGATGATATGGATTTTTTTGTGACTTCAGACCAATCCACAAAGATATGGGAAGCTCAGCTTAAAGAGTTGGGAATTCCTAAAGAGAAGAGCGTTAGTTTGTTTTATAAGCATGGAAATACTGTTGCTGCTATGAGCCCTTTAAATCTGAATGAACTGATAGTTTCAGGACGATTAAAAAGGGGAGACCTTGTAATGATGCAAGCTCATGGTGCAGGAGCCAGCAGTGGCGGTATGATATTTAGATATTAA
- a CDS encoding class I adenylate-forming enzyme family protein produces MNYCELLLDTKEQDLDLEALIDAENGKRLTYRELIEEVKKTAGLLESKGYKSGNVIATHLYNSIEAAVILLAIQYIGGVICLVDPLFKANEVIYYLEDSGAKCLITHLKSVDINLTENVKTDIININDFNDEIKEYVYENKEFYCYKEDELALLLYTSGSTSKPKGVMLTAGCFFVFLEKSNCSMYRYTKEDRILCFVPFSHGFGSVSILIPSLNGKSAIVFLRSFQPIKIAKAIEDENITHIFGVPTHYQQLLRYEAIHGSLRKLKAAFVAAAPLNFETASAWYKTTGIYLDEGYGMSETTTLISTRMNMLPEPAGNVGFPPKGVLEINAVDEEGNVCEDGVIGELRIRGKGLMLGYLNRPKETQERLRDGWMYSGDHGYRRSDGSFVICGRKNDVINVAGLKISPLEVEAAINSHEDVVDSAAVGIEDNVYGEIVKAFVVLKDNAKTSERDLIKYVSTKIANFKVPKYIAFLDEFPRNNLGKIDKNALKNF; encoded by the coding sequence ATGAACTATTGTGAGTTATTACTTGATACAAAGGAACAGGATTTGGATCTTGAAGCACTTATTGATGCGGAAAATGGAAAAAGACTTACCTACAGAGAATTAATTGAGGAAGTTAAAAAAACTGCAGGTCTATTAGAATCAAAGGGATATAAAAGTGGAAATGTAATTGCAACTCATTTGTATAACAGCATTGAAGCGGCGGTTATTTTGCTGGCCATTCAATACATTGGTGGTGTTATATGTCTTGTAGATCCGCTTTTTAAAGCGAATGAGGTAATATATTATCTGGAAGACTCTGGTGCCAAGTGCCTGATTACACATTTAAAAAGTGTTGATATAAATCTGACTGAAAATGTAAAAACTGATATAATTAATATTAATGATTTCAATGATGAAATAAAGGAATATGTATACGAAAATAAGGAATTTTACTGTTATAAGGAAGATGAACTTGCACTGCTTCTTTACACGTCAGGATCAACATCTAAGCCTAAGGGTGTTATGCTTACAGCTGGATGTTTCTTTGTGTTTTTAGAAAAAAGTAATTGTTCAATGTATCGCTATACCAAAGAGGATAGAATACTATGTTTTGTGCCGTTCTCTCATGGGTTTGGCTCTGTTTCTATTCTTATTCCTTCCCTGAATGGAAAATCAGCAATTGTGTTTTTAAGATCATTTCAGCCTATTAAAATTGCAAAAGCGATAGAAGATGAAAATATTACACATATTTTTGGGGTTCCAACCCATTACCAGCAACTTCTACGATATGAAGCCATACATGGTTCACTCAGAAAGTTGAAAGCTGCCTTTGTAGCAGCAGCACCACTAAACTTCGAGACAGCTTCGGCCTGGTATAAAACAACAGGAATATACCTCGATGAAGGGTATGGTATGTCAGAGACAACTACTCTTATTTCCACTAGAATGAATATGTTGCCTGAGCCAGCTGGAAATGTTGGTTTTCCACCTAAGGGTGTTTTAGAAATAAACGCAGTTGATGAAGAAGGTAATGTTTGTGAGGATGGAGTTATTGGGGAACTTAGGATTAGAGGAAAAGGATTAATGCTGGGATATCTAAATAGACCTAAGGAAACTCAAGAACGATTAAGAGATGGATGGATGTATTCCGGAGATCATGGATATAGAAGAAGTGACGGTTCTTTTGTAATTTGCGGCAGAAAGAATGACGTTATAAATGTTGCCGGATTAAAGATTTCGCCGCTTGAAGTAGAAGCTGCGATAAACTCTCATGAAGATGTAGTTGATTCAGCTGCAGTTGGTATTGAGGACAATGTTTATGGTGAAATAGTAAAAGCGTTCGTGGTTTTGAAGGATAATGCAAAAACATCAGAAAGAGACTTGATAAAGTATGTATCAACAAAAATAGCAAACTTCAAAGTACCAAAATATATAGCATTTCTTGACGAATTTCCAAGAAACAATCTTGGTAAGATTGATAAAAATGCGCTAAAGAATTTCTAA